The following coding sequences lie in one Dunckerocampus dactyliophorus isolate RoL2022-P2 chromosome 4, RoL_Ddac_1.1, whole genome shotgun sequence genomic window:
- the kntc1 gene encoding kinetochore-associated protein 1 isoform X2 codes for MWNDVELLTNEDTNSVRFGSVSSEENGSSLYQVDTLVKIACSSEVQSDPQLYSINGSNWSILVADKTVVLFDQSYQTILLLLHFESDVDAIDVCLEGQFVLVCERNGNLHLIFVPHKKILFTKALVVKASDGDDKTYRSLITEEDKASQGLYHVFLVTKDGFFHITNLHLAKIKTAIENMDIATLKDLQSVIKMDFCSAEEYHNEGCSTAVTFSLGNDIHLLIGGDGEYVVTDWMMDPRQSKMCLTQSVDNSYTAGVKKMVVMENRVYILDTEEVLSHWKLRFLSMVDIWPNVAILDFELTTECGSAALVGRQVEDGVKMITLEKQEKSQINSLRIRSLPSMTACYCLDVFSVSCLVHSKINMDTIYFAEGIRTVSEGQGECVSSVVVRCLTEALPENRLSRLLHKHQFEEAEKFAAAFELDLELVYKVKLGFVLEQLASASVGGYGHDLWSELVKEAEINLMKIADEQYVVEYCLTAPWPTFETAQKMLNYAAAQYSSLQIQEALARLGTFCSLYGQEKFNSIAWIEFLNNTDMLGDILTHLRQGDLRGAQLLWLRYEGQIAAGFNESSLQAVLDAIPEDLASQDLCPWFRTVFLPFVRRELPAGQKILARWTEQRARNLELTEKGAWPQNGLDLAELGLPSLWSLLQSGSDGDSEEVKNLMTLVSNLRQLLDLHRKYNCRLSLSVFEKGTVRRVAFLMLDKVAAPELISATVNNNILPYAEEHHISLDELLLQYIKDLLERCSSQTTTLFTEWEAKAVAVLGCMADTDLTVEAVLEIMQKAVFPWSNVVEKLVQQYLEMSGPKQALLKESYRLMEIRKLLRGYGIRNYNLSNRGQIMTLVRYILKQDSPTCLDDALTLAEAYKLPKSEIHYLYLTQLIGQGTSEESIMALKRLPAEEVECVMERLTSWAILQLEDKDHLSDEHKKQKMVTAQVMVEALKSQHVLQKHDTLKSMECENNLSTFKEDFDLFITPSDYEDANIRKQIQEHHIAAYEGTRGKRSSESRVTAAPVVANDPDGKTKTISTEAGLRRLGRQLQRTEQELWSDLALRALGVGKVHKALKILRELYEHHYNTSTGKVLFTAAKTLCQMLEADVPMVLPDETDLPAVIHELACQSITVCHPDLLQDCLELCKSTRIAMDVYHQCQLSDNYGFVAKDLASGAEKDVYSQWNFQDVFNEDCIVLDPVCVLPVQYEITNCLLPISQDTKLYPLDCSCLSHCAFEAGSNYLQPLFSPLNIMMQMLQECSQLELALRVLVNCYSSCLQHVTSNVMDAKITVQLYDPKELTKYNVSLNDLRTSTASALNNVAVGLLNKVLNWRMVDCNLAIGLCTLLLKEEVLKILWKVIDNTWENYDKILAVAKIGANLCCLYDQAAVEKQKFLSVITEAEWGMKLAKLEISIQPVFRQWSDLSTLIPILVKNKRITPDIILEYCSTFGLDRDSVINQYITTLLLLQEEEEDAEELPSNGETDAQPLCHADALERVLKIIPKLHQTSELISSLSAAIFKLSPYNYERIEVVVKILQVVDENIAVFSVSQAMGLLQHLKSYKRLSPPSDVEQTYFLENNLQPSPLSKVRLPFHLLMQNKHYWKIVSPELNEETFPTLLLISKLMKASLDKLYMLAANHTFETKMKPLVLEKRKRRCAQGFNKETFEVAKTMMTYIHNIQNPEWAAATAHKITQELPPGYEKAQSLKFCMALGDAWLKDPNLDKESRTRGEAFLSKLKMQLQRSATESTLMASLLNSPELLKLTSAPGRLITALYEHSSVEQRFRDSAGRTYPDIHAVVKEIASINNVDLLKVRNVMLEKWICRTGPAVAKDIGHHDCVSSFKDDPDLMRVVYMLQAYTPADAACLLSAILSDETWPLSSSGPRLTFCHRTRALLCFVRLADAATLETQLKINRSEMDYYVKCYVFVSRLEGLNIPHTVQSFRSSPKEGLIKGLWKNHSHEPQAVRLVADLCLEYKVYDTQLWNSLLQKMLGFNLISDLQNVLETVVAVPALWKISSFSRTWKSMLLAPFVSASLPLSVDQQATLYRTFVLLLKCPFLLNMELIGIAKGFAQFNLLAFALGTLLLIPCASKKAQQIQGFLSVRDLVTVLDQEEELMNTGELAGIPSQIRETVLAFIIQHGQHSKLVKTKHFWRLKEFMVTTGQPDQVKDMANYLVNINCQDDARWLAQEYTKHRQHLTGKR; via the exons GCTTTGGTAGTGAAAGCCAGCGACGGGGATGACAAAACGTATCGTTCTCTCATCACAGAAGAAGACAAGGCTTCGCAAG GGTTGTACCATGTGTTCCTCGTCACAAAGGATGGCTTTTTCCACATTACAAACCTTCATTTGGCAAAGATCAAAACAG CCATTGAAAATATGGATATTGCCACTTTAAAAGAC CTTCAGAGTGTCATCAAGATGGACTTCTGCTCCGCTGAGGAATACCACAACGAAGGCTGCAGCACGGCAGTCACGTTCAGTCTGGGCAATGACATCCATTTGCTGATCGGG GGCGATGGCGAGTATGTCGTCACCGACTGGATGATGGACCCTCGTCAGTCCAAGATGTGTCTCACTCAGTCAGTGGATAACAGTTACACAGCAG GTGTAAAGAAGATGGTGGTGATGGAAAATCGTGTGTACATTCTTGACACAGAG GAAGTCCTGAGCCATTGGAAACTGCGTTTCTTGTCCATGGTTGATATTTGGCCAAACGTCGCTATCCTTGACTTTGAACTAACCACTGAATGCGGCTCCGCAGCCTTGGTGGGGCG TCAAGTGGAAGACGGCGTGAAGATGATTACGCTGGAGAAACAAGAAAAGAGTCAG aTCAATTCACTACGAATCCGAAGTTTACCGTCGATGACTGCTTGCTACTGCCTGGATGTGTTCTCCGTCTCCTGCCTGGTCCACAGCAAAATAAATATG GACACCATTTATTTTGCAGAAGGGATTCGTACGGTCTCAGAAGG TCAGGGGGAGTGTGTATCGTCTGTTGTCGTGCGATGCCTGACTGAGGCTTTGCCGGAGAACAG GCTGAGTCGACTTCTACACAAGCACCAATTTGAAGAGGCCGAGAAGTTTGCCGCTGCCTTTGAACTGGATTTAGAA CTTGTCTACAAGGTGAAGCTGGGCTTCGTGCTGGAGCAGCTGGCCTCGGCGTCGGTGGGCGGCTACGGGCACGACCTGTGGTCGGAGCTTGTGAAGGAGGCAGAGATCAACTTGATGAAGATTGCT GATGAGCAGTATGTGGTGGAATATTGCCTCACCGCTCCGTGGCCGACCTTTGAGACCGCACAGAAGATGCTGAACTACGCTGCCGCACAGTACTCGTCTTTGCAGATCCAGGAGGCATTAGCCAGACTGGGAACCTTCTGCAGCCTTTACGGGCAGGAAAAATTCAA CAGTATTGCCTGGATTGAGTTCCTGAACAACACAGACATGTTAGGAGACATTTTGACCCACCTAAGACAGGGAGACTTGAGGGGTGCACAGCTCCTTTGGCTGCGTTATGAG ggccagattGCAGCTGGTTTCAATGAGAGCAGCCTGCAGGCCGTCCTCGATGCCATTCCGGAGGACCTAGCGTCCCAAGATCTGTGTCCTTGGTTTAGGACAGTGTTTCTTCCTTTTGTGAGAAGAGAACTGCCAGCAGGACAG AAAATCCTGGCCAGATGGACAGAGCAGAGGGCGCGTAATCTGGAGTTAACAGAAAAG GGCGCTTGGCCTCAGAACGGGCTGGACCTGGCAGAGCTCGGACTTCCGTCTTTATGGTCACTGTTACAATCT GGTTCCGATGGTGACTCGGAAGAGGTGAAAAACCTCATGACTCTGGTGTCCAACCTGCGTCAGTTGCTTGACCTGCACAGGAAATATAACTGCAGGCTTTCACTTTCGGTCTTTGAGAAG GGAACTGTACGCCGCGTGGCTTTCCTAATGCTGGACAAAGTGGCGGCTCCGGAGCTGATCTCAGCCACCGTTAACAACAACATCCTGCCTTATGCTGAGGAGCATCACATTTCTTTGGATGAGCTTCTTCTACAGTATATCAAG gATCTGCTGGAGCGTTGCAGCTCTCAAACCACAACACTTTTCACGGAATGGGAAGCCAAAGCAGTGGCTGTCCTGGGATGCATGGCTGATACGGAT CTGACGGTGGAAGCGGTGCTGGAGATCATGCAGAAAGCTGTCTTCCCCTGGAGTAATGTGGTGGAAAAGCTGGTTCAGCAGTACCTGGAGATGAGTGGACCAAA ACAGGCGCTTTTGAAGGAGAGCTACCGTCTGATGGAAATCCGCAAGCTCCTCAGGGGCTATGGCATCCGTAACTACAACCTCTCAAACAGAGGTCAAATCATG ACGTTAGTCAGATACATTCTCAAGCAAGACTCGCCAACGTGCCTCGACGACGCCCTCACTTTAGCGGAAGCATACAAACTTCCAAAGTCAGAGATCCACTACTTGTATCTCACCCAGCTAATAGGCCAAGGCACG AGCGAAGAGAGCATCATGGCGCTGAAGAGGCTGCCGGCCGAAGAGGTAGAGTGTGTGATGGAGCGCCTCACATCCTGGGCCATCCTGCAGCTGGAGGACAAAGACCACCTATCTGATGAG CACAAGAAACAGAAGATGGTCACTGCTCAGGTGATGGTGGAGGCCCTGAAATCCCAGCACGTGTTACAGAAAC ATGATACTCTGAAAAGCATGGAGTGTGAAAACAACCTGAGCACATTCAAG GAGGATTTCGATCTCTTCATCACCCCCTCCGATTATGAAGACGCCAACATACGCAAACAAATCCAGGAGCACCACATCGCCGCCTACGAGGGAACACGTGGCAAACGCTCATCCGAGAGCAGGGTCACGGCCGCCCCCGTGGTGGCCAACGATCCCGACGGCAAGACCAAGACCATCTCCACCGAGGCCGGCCTGCGTCGCCTGGGGAGGCAGCTGCAGCGCACCGAACAAGAGCTGTGGTCCGACTTGGCCCTGCGTGCTCTGGGGGTGGGCAAGGTGCACAAAGCCCTCAAAATTCTCAG AGAGCTGTATGAGCACCACTACAACACCAGCACAGGGAAGGTGTTGTTCACGGCCGCCAAGACGTTATGTCAGATGCTGGAGGCGGACGTGCCCATGGTGCTGCCCGATGAAACGGACCTGCCGGCAGTCATCCATGAGCTGGCCTGCCAGTCCATCACTGTGTGCCACCCAG ACTTGCTGCAGGACTGTTTGGAGCTTTGCAAGTCAACACGCATCGCAATGGATGTCTATCATCAGTGTCAGTTATCAGACAACTATGGCTTTGTAGCCAag GATTTGGCCTCAGGTGCAGAGAAAGATGTTTACTCTCAGTGGAACTTCCAAGATGTTTTTAATGAAGACTGCATCGTTCTggatcctgtgtgtgtgttaccagtCCAGTATGAAATCACCAATTGCTTGCTGCCTATTTCTCAAG ATACCAAATTGTACCCACTGGACTGCTCCTGCCTCTCACACTGCGCATTTGAAGCCG GTTCAAATTACCTGCAGCCCCTGTTTAGTCCTCTAAACATCATGATGCAGATGTTACAGGAGTGCAGTCAGCTGGAGCTGGCCCTTCGAGTGCTGGTCAACTGCTACAGCAGCTGCCTGCAGCATGTCACCTCCAACGTTATGGACGCTAAGATTACAGTGCAG CTTTATGATCCAAAAGAGCTGACTAAGTACAATGTGTCCTTGAATGACCTCCGTACGAGCACTGCCTCGGCCCTGAATAATGTCGCTGTGGGCCTGCTGAACAAG GTGTTGAACTGGAGGATGGTCGACTGCAATTTGGCCATCGGATTGTGTACGCTGCTGTTGAAGGAGGAAGTCTTGAAAATTCTCTGGAAGGTTATCGACAATACGTGGGAAAACTATGATAAAATCTTG GCTGTGGCAAAGATTGGAGCTAATCTCTGCTGCTTGTATGACCAAGCAGCAGTGGAAAAGCAGAAGTTTCTGTCTGTCATCACTGAGGCTGAATGGGGCATGAAGCTTGCCAAATTAGAG ATATCCATCCAGCCTGTGTTTCGCCAGTGGTCTGACTTGAGCACCTTAATCCCCATTCTAGTAAAGAACAAGAGGATCACTCCAGATATCATCCTTGAGTATTGCAG CACATTCGGTCTGGACCGTGACAGCGTCATCAACCAATACATTACcaccctgctgctgctgcaagaggaagaggaagatgcAGAGGAGCTCCCTAGTAATGGCGAGACAGACGCCCAACCCCTGTGCCATGCGGACGCACTGGAGCGTGTCCTGAAGATCATTCCCAAGTTGCATCAAACCAGCGAGCTCATCAGCAGTCTGTCTGCTGCTATCTTCAAG CTCAGTCCGTACAACTACGAGAGGATCGAAGTGGTGGTAAAGATCCTACAGGTTGTAGATGAGAATATTGCAGTCTTCTCTGTCAGTCAG GCAATGGGCCTCCTCCAGCACTTGAAGTCCTACAAGCGGCTGTCTCCCCCGTCGGACGTGGAACAGACATACTTTCTGGAGAACAATCTGCAGCCGAGCCCCCTCAGCAAAGTCCGGCTGCCTTTCCACCTGCTCATGCAGAACAAACACTACTGGAAGATCGTCT cTCCGGAGCTCAACGAGGAGACCTTCCCAACTCTGCTTCTGATTAGCAAACTAATGAAG GCGAGCCTGGACAAGTTGTACATGCTTGCAGCCAATCACACGTTTGAGACAAAAATGAAGCCCCTGGTCCTTGAGAAAAGGAAGAGGAGGTGTGCTCAAGGCTTCAACAAGGAGACATTTGAGGTGGCAAAGACTATGATGACGTACATCCACAACATCCAGAATCCAGAGTGGGCGGCAGCCACCGCCCACAAGATCACCCAAGAACTGCCTCCAG GCTATGAGAAGGCACAGTCCCTTAAGTTCTGCATGGCCCTTGGAGATGCCTGGCTCAAGGATCCAAACCTTGAT AAGGAGTCGCGGACCCGAGGGGAGGCCTTTCTGTCCAAGCTGAAGATGCAGCTCCAGCGGTCGGCAACAGAAAGCACCTTGATGGCCAGTCTGCTCAACAGCCCCGAACTCCTCAAGCTTACCTCAGCTCCAGGCAGACTTATTACGGCTCTTTACGAGCACAGCAGTGTGGAGCAGCGCTTCAGGGACTCTGCAGGGCGAACCTATCCCG ACATACATGCAGTGGTTAAGGAAATAGCCTCCATCAACAACGTGGATCTTCTGAAAGTCCGTAACGTGATGTTGGAAAAGTGGATCTGCAGAACGGGTCCTGCTGTGGCGAAG GATATTGGCCACCATGACTGTGTCAGCAGCTTCAAGGATGACCCAGACTTAATGAG GGTGGTCTACATGCTGCAGGCTTACACCCCAGCTGATGCTGCTTGCCTCCTCAGCGCCATTCTGTCTGATGAAACCTGG CCTCTGAGCAGCTCCGGGCCCCGTCTGACATTCTGTCATAGAACCCGAGCGCTCCTTTGTTTTGTGCGACTCGCCGATGCCGCCACACTTGAGACGCAGTTAAAGATCAACAGGAGTGAAATGGA CTACTACGTGAAGTGCTACGTCTTTGTCTCCCGGCTAGAGGGGTTGAACATTCCCCACACGGTGCAGTCATTCCGCAGCAGCCCCAAAGAGGGCTTGATTAAAGGCCTATGGAAGAACCACAGCCATGAGCCACAG GCCGTGCGCTTGGTGGCAGACCTGTGCCTGGAGTACAAGGTGTACGACACTCAGCTGTGGAACAGTCTTCTTCAGAAGATGCTTGGCTTCAACTTG ATTAGTGATCTCCAGAATGTGCTGGAAACAGTGGTTGCCGTGCCAGCGCTGTGGAAG ATTTCTAGTTTCTCCAGGACCTGGAAGAGCATGCTGCTAGCACCTTTTGTCTCAG CTTCTTTACCTTTGAGCGTGGATCAACAAGCAACACTCTACAGGACCTTTGTTCTCCTCCTCAA GTGTCCATTCTTGTTGAATATGGAGCTGATCGGAATTGCCAAAGGCTTTGCACAATTCAACCTGCTCGCCTTTGCCCTGGGAACTCTCCTCCTCATCCCCTGCGCCAGCAAGAAAGCTCAGCAGATTCAA GGCTTTCTGTCAGTGCGTGACCTTGTGACTGTGCTGGACCAGGAGGAGGAGCTTATGAACACGGGGGAATTAGCGGGTATCCCCTCACAG ATTAGGGAGACCGTGCTTGCTTTCATCATCCAACACGGCCAGCACAGCAAGCTAGTGAAAACCAAACACTTCTGGCGTCTGAAGGAGTTCATGGTGACCACCGGCCAACCAGACCAGGTGAAGGACATGGCCAACTACCTGGTCAACATCAACTG TCAGGACGACGCTCGCTGGCTGGCTCAGGAGTACACCAAACACAGACAACATCTCACAGGCAAACGCTGA